In Leptodactylus fuscus isolate aLepFus1 chromosome 2, aLepFus1.hap2, whole genome shotgun sequence, one genomic interval encodes:
- the TBC1D4 gene encoding TBC1 domain family member 4 isoform X3 has product MEEIYVTLREGVPKCKRGEIWQFLSVQYRLRHRLPSKQQPSDMTYNDLLKQLTAQQHAILVDLGRTFPTHPYFSAQLGAGQLSLYNLLKAYSLLDKEVGYCQGISFVAGVLLLHMSEQQAFEMLKFLMYDLSFRKQYRPDMMSLQIQMYQLSRLLHDYHRDLYNHLEENEISPSLYAAPWFLTLFASQFPLGFVARVFDIIFVQGTEVIFKVALSLLSNNKECIMARDSFENIVDFLKVSIPDMTKDTMEKIITQVFEMDISKQLHAYEVEYLVINDEILETSKPCDDTEGFQKLEKANNQLKRQNMDLLEKLQVAHTKIQSLEANLENIVSKENKTRNIIRSLEQEKSAYQKMVEQMRKYVPANVLTDCELLLKDVSCSPNNKTKAGSKQ; this is encoded by the exons ATGGAAGAGATATATGTAACACTTAGAGAAG GTGTCCCAAAATGTAAACGAGGGGAAATATGGCAATTTCTTTCTGTGCAGTATCGTCTAAGACACCGACTTCCAAGCAAACAGCAGCCATCAGATATGACGTACAATGACCTCCTCAAGCAACTCACAGCTCAACAGCATGCAATTCTTGTTGATCttg GAAGGACTTTTCCTACACACCCTTACTTCTCTGCCCAGCTGGGAGCAGGGCAGCTTTCTCTGTATAATCTTCTGAAAGCATATTCTTTGCTTGACAAGGAAGTTGGCTATTGCCAGGGAATTAGTTTTGTGGCTGGAGTCCTTCTATTACATATGAGTGAACAGCAAGCCTTCGAGATGCTAAAATTTCTCATGTATGACCTGTCATTCCGGAAGCAGTATCGGCCAGACATGATGTCCCTTCAG ATACAAATGTACCAACTTTCACGGCTTCTGCATGACTACCACAGAGATCTTTACAACCACCTGGAAGAGAATGAGATAAGCCCTAGCCTCTATGCTGCTCCTTGGTTCCTAACACTATTCGCCTCACAATTTCCTCTTGGTTTTGTTGCCAGAGTCTTTG ATATTATTTTTGTACAAGGAACTGAAGTGATTTTTAAAGTGGCCCTTAGTCTTCTCAGTAATAATAAAGAATGTATCATGGCACGTGACAGTTTTGAGAATATAGTGGATTTTCTGAAAGTCAGTATTCCTGATATGACGAAGGATACTATGGAAAAAATTATAACCCAG GTATTTGAAATGGACATCTCTAAACAGCTCCATGCATACGAGGTTGAGTATCTTGTGATTAATGATGAAATTCTGGAAACCTCCAAGCCTTGTGATGATACAGAGGGTTTCCAAAAGCTAGAGAAGGCAAACAACCAACTTAAAAGGCAGAACATGGACCTCTTAGAAAAGTTGCAG GTAGCTCACACCAAGATTCAAAGTCTGGAAGCCAATCTTGAAAACATTGTATCCAaggaaaacaaaacaagaaatatTATCCGATCTTTGGAACAAGAAAAATCAGCTTATCAAAAGATGGTGGAGCAAATGAGGAAATACGTGCCAGCTAATGTACTGACAGACTGTGAACTTTTGCTTAAGGATGTTAGCTGTAGtccaaacaacaaaacaaagGCAGGAAGTAAGCAATAA